From the Temnothorax longispinosus isolate EJ_2023e chromosome 6, Tlon_JGU_v1, whole genome shotgun sequence genome, one window contains:
- the LOC139814852 gene encoding UDP-glucosyltransferase 2-like, with product MKPIAQTIFWISFLYIAAPVKTARILAIIPIPSYSHQICYHSLWIALSQRGHEVVLMTTDPINDPSLTNLTEINFQSNYQITKKVNLAKNVMAGTHAWLRTQRTQFWPLFGDLTEDMFKHPKVRKMYAPDSDEKFDLVIVEAIKVHSFYALAHRFNAPLIGVSSLGLRNIDYYLLGAPVLSSHPSVWEIEDDTGLNLSLWRRMKNFIRQWYHIYYSINYYYAEQQAIAEKYLGKNIPDIRDMERNMSLVFHSQQEALSFVRPTMPNILVFGNFHISKNPAALPKDLKEFIADAPNGFIYMSLGTNVMTSVFPEHIRNAFRDVFASLPYKVVWKYDSELSNKTDNIYIAKWVSQQSILAHPNIKLFIYQGGYQSTEEAVYYTVPLLGLPILADQYTQVNKMVSLGVAKRLNIMDISRENLNASIIDILTDKR from the exons ATGAAGCCGATTGCTCAAACGATATTTTGGATAAGCTTTTTATACATCGCGGCACCAGTAAAAACTGCAAGGATCTTGGCGATTATTCCAATACCATCCTACAGTCACCAAATTTGTTATCATTCATTATGGATCGCTTTGAGCCAAAGAGGACACGAAGTCGTCCTTATGACAACAGATCCGATCAATGATCCTAGTTTGACCAATTTGACAGAAATCAACTTCCAATCTAACTACCAGATAACGAAAAAGGTTAACCTCGCCAAAAACGTTATGGCGGGGACTCATGCGTGGTTAAGAACACAACGAACACAATTTTGGCCTCTGTTTGGAGACTTAACAGAAGACATGTTTAAGCATCCAAAAGTACGTAAGATGTATGCACCGGATAGTGATGAAAAATTCGACTTAGTAATTGTAGAAGCTATAAAAGTACATAGCTTCTATGCCTTGGCGCATAGATTTAATGCACCTCTCATAG gtGTGTCATCATTAGGACTGCgtaatatagattattatctACTCGGTGCACCTGTTCTGTCATCACATCCTTCGGTTTGGGAAATAGAAGATGACACCGGTTTAAATCTGTCATTGTGGCGGAGGATGAAGAATTTTATTCGTCAATGGTATCACATATATtactcaataaattattattacgctGAACAGCAAGCGATAGCAgaaaaatatctcggaaaAAATATACCAGACATAAGAGATATGGAAAGAAACATGAGTCTTGTTTTCCACAGTCAACAAGAAGCTCTCTCGTTTGTTAGACCGACAATGcctaatattttagtatttggaaattttcatatttcaaaaaatcccGCGGCTTTACCGAAG GACTTGAAAGAATTTATAGCAGATGCACCGAATGGATTTATCTATATGAGTCTAGGCACAAATGTCATGACATCAGTGTTTCCAGAGCATATTCGAAACGCATTTCGAGATGTATTTGCAAGTTTGCCATACAAAGTTGTATGGAAATATGACAGCGAATTGTCAAATAAAACTGACAATATCTATATCGCTAAATGGGTTTCTCAACAGAGCATTCTCG CTCATccaaacattaaattattcatatatcaAGGTGGATATCAAAGTACAGAAGAAGCCGTTTATTATACAGTACCACTTTTAGGATTACCAATATTAGCTGATCAGTACACTCAAGTTAACAAAATGGTATCTTTAGGAGTTGCGaaacgtttaaatattatggATATATCAAGAGAAAATTTGAACGCATCCATAATAGATATATTGACCGATAAaaggtaa
- the LOC139814572 gene encoding glucose dehydrogenase [FAD, quinone]-like: MASLKYINVSEVPEAPCSSPFVSGLSLTDVCSGNSAIRPFGNLFLSMVNVLAAYSPIMNGVCGRITPIKRPLPIYDFIVVGGGAGGSVVASRLSEIHNWNVLLVEAGPDEPVGMQIPSNFQLYLNTELDWKYKTTNESYACLKTNGSCSWPRGKNLGGCTGHHGMAYHRGHEKDYARWVEMGNEGWSWKEVLPYFFKSEDNKEIGRVRAQDHGTGGPMTVERFPWQPQFAWDIMSAAKEVGLGTTEDLVGENIKGFTVAQTISNNGVRLSTARAFLWPHRNRKNLHVALNAMATKVNTKKILSKVKADGITFIMSGRRYNVTARKEVILAAGTINSPQLLLLSGIGPKSHLKSVGIRPVVDLPGVGENLHNHQSFGVDFTLSETNTNELNIDSADIYFYNQTGPLSSTGLAQLTGILASNYTTNDDPDIQIFFAGYQAICDTGDRIPDLKADGNKQTVRFTSVNLQALSRGRITLASNDPLHHPIIWGNDLANPQDRSIMYQGLQHILKLSKANAMKKYNLKMVDDTVPECEQYKKKMNYDYWDCQFRYNTRPENHQAGTCKMGTSLDTMAVVSPALKVHGVDGLRVADASVMPKMVSGNPVAVVNMIGERVADFIKNDYKVIYTLKAD, translated from the exons ATGGCTTCTTTGAAATACATC AACGTGTCGGAGGTACCGGAAGCACCATGTTCGTCACCCTTCGTAAGTGGACTCTCATTGACCGATGTCTGCAGCGGCAATTCGGCCATTCGGCCATTCGGAAATTTGTTTCTGTCTATGGTGAACGTGTTAGCTGCCTATAGTCCAATAATGAATGGTGTGTGCGGGCGAATCACGCCCATCAAAAGACCGCTACCTATTTACGACTTCATTGTCGTTGGAG gaGGTGCGGGTGGATCGGTCGTGGCTTCTAGATTGAGCGAAATTCATAATTGGAATGTGCTCCTTGTGGAAGCCGGACCGGACGAGCCAGTTGGCATGCAAATACCGAGCAATTTTCAACTCTATCtga ATACCGAACTAGATTGGAAGTATAAAACCACGAATGAATCGTACGCGTGCTTGAAAACTAACGGCAGCTGCAGCTGGCCCAGGGGTAAAAATCTCGGAGGGTGCACTGGCCATCATGGTATGGCGTATCATCGAGGCCACGAGAAAGACTATGCCAGATGGGTGGAAATGGGAAACGAGGGGTGGTCGTGGAAAGAA gTGCTGCCGTACTTCTTCAAATCAGAAGACAATAAAGAAATTGGAAGGGTCAGGGCACAGGATCATGGCACTGGAGGTCCAATGACGGTCGAAAG ATTCCCTTGGCAGCCGCAATTCGCTTGGGATATAATGTCGGCGGCTAAGGAGGTAGGCTTAGGAACTACCGAAGACTTGGTGGGCGAGAATATCAAAGGTTTCACTGTGGCGCAGACGATCAGCAACAATGGTGTTAGACTTAGTACTGCCAGGGCTTTCCTGTGGCCGCACAGGAACCGCAAAAATCTACATGTGGCTCTGAACGCGATGGCGACGAAGGTGAATACGAAAAAAATCTTGTCAAAAGTGAAAGCTGATGGAATCACTTTCATTATG AGCGGCCGACGATACAACGTAACAGCGAGGAAGGAAGTGATCCTTGCAGCTGGCACCATAAATTCGCCTCAGCTTCTGCTTCTATCGGGCATCGGGCCGAAGAGTCACCTAAAATCCGTGGGGATTCGCCCAGTCGTCGATCTGCCAGGAGTCGGCGAAAATCTCCACAACCATCAATCGTTCGGCGTGGATTTCACTCTCAGTGAGACAAACacaaatgaattaaatatagatagtgccgatatatatttttacaatcaaACCGGTCCGTTGTCGTCCACGGGTTTGGCCCAACTTACCGGGATACTGGCGTCCAACTATACTACCAACGATGATCCGGACATTCAGATTTTTTTCGCCGGTTATCAAGCCATTTGCGACACAGGCGACAGAATTCCGGACTTGAAAGCGGACGGTAACAAACAAACCGTTAGGTTTACCTCCGTAAATCTTCAAGCCTTAAGTAGAG GTAGAATAACACTTGCCTCGAACGACCCTTTACATCATCCGATCATTTGGGGCAACGATTTGGCGAATCCGCAAGATCGATCGATTATGTACCAAGGTCTTCAGCATATCTTAAAACTATCAAAGGCAAACGCGATGAAAAAGTACAATTTGAAGATGGTAGATGACACCGTCCCAGAATGCGaacagtataaaaaaaaaatgaattatgaCTATTGGGATTGCCAATTCCGATACAATACCAGGCCTGAAAATCATCAAGCCGGCACTTGCAAAATGGGGACCTCCTTGGACACCATGGCTGTTGTAAGTCCAGCTCTCAAGGTTCACGGCGTAGATGGTTTGAGAGTGGCTGATGCCTCAGTTATGCCCAAG ATGGTTTCCGGTAATCCCGTTGCCGTGGTCAACATGATCGGTGAGAGGGTCGCCGATTTCATCAAAAACGATTACAAAGTGATCTACACTCTCAAAGCAGATTAG
- the LOC139814626 gene encoding myrosinase 1-like — MASYLYLGVAFSFIFVVTHSFADDTLSFPKDFLFGTATSAYQIEGAWNEGGKGENVWDHFVHEHQNLIRDGSNGDVACDSYHKYKEDVQLLKNMGVDFYRFSLSWSRILPTGYANVINQEGLDYYKNLINELLANGIEPFVTLYHWDHPVIFESMGGWTNEMMVEWISDYARVVFKELGPKVKYFMTINEPTIICNNFYYNGTLLAPGKKLGYPGKYLCMHNILKAHAKIYHIYDKEFRKQQKGQIGIVPTCSGAFPKNPFDTTAVDVDFQFDCGWVAHPIFSKTGDYPAIMRNHIAENSKLDGFPRSILPIYSPEWVQYIKGTSDFFALNHYTSRLVETVPRSKGQALYDYSGVKRSIDPSWPKSASDWGVVAAGFREIIKKIASEYDNPPIFITENGFSDRCCTFDYLRISYLHSYMKAMLTAIRESGCNVKGYAAWSLLDNFEWTSGYTVRFGLVHVNFTDPNRTRTPKWSMNWYKHVIETKKLFIDELPIAANIV, encoded by the exons ATGGCAAGCTATTTGTATCTCGGAGTCgctttcagttttatttttgttgtcaCGCATAGTTTTGCTGACGACACATTATCTTTTCCTAAAGATTTTCTATTTGGCACTGCTACATCCGCTTATCAAATAGAAGGAGCTTGGAATGAAGGCG gTAAGGGCGAGAATGTTTGGGACCACTTTGTACACGaacatcaaaatttaatacgtGATGGTAGCAATGGCGATGTGGCTTGCGATTCCtatcacaaatataaagaaGATGTACAGTTATTAAAGAACATGGGG gttGACTTTTACCGGTTTTCTCTCAGTTGGTCACGTATTTTACCAACTGGTTACGCTAATGTGATCAATCAAGAGGGActcgattattataaaaatcttattaatgaattattagCAAATGGCATTGAACCATTTGTTACTTTGTATCATTGGGATCACCCAGTCATCTTTGAAAGCATGGGTGGATGGACCAATGAAATGATGGTTGAATGGATATCTGATTATGCAAGAGTCGTTTTCAAAGAACTCGGCCccaaagttaaatatttcatgactATCAATGAACCTACCATCATTtgcaataacttttattacaatGGCACTTTATTAGCACCAG GAAAGAAATTAGGTTATCCGGGCAAATATTTGTGCATGCATAATATTTTGAAGGCGCATGCCAAGATTTATCATATCTACGACAAAGAATTTCGAAAACAGCAGAAAGGTCAAATTGGCATAGTTCCCACTTGCTCAGGCGCATTCCCCAAAAATCCTTTTGATACTACAGCAGTAGACGTAGACTTTCAATTTGATTGCGGATGGGTGGCCCATCCCATTTTTTCAAAGACTGGTGATTATCCAGCGATCATGAGAAACCACATAGCTGAAAACAGTAAACTGGATGGTTTTCCGAGATCTATTTTGCCAATATATTCGCCAGAATGGGTGCAATAtatcaa AGGTACATCGGACTTCTTTGCATTGAATCATTACACTTCGAGACTTGTGGAAACAGTGCCACGATCAAAAGGGCAAGCGTTGTACGATTATTCCGGCGTGAAAAGAAGCATAGATCCATCATGGCCAAAAAGCGCTTCGGATTGGGGA gttGTTGCCGCTGGATTTCGAGAGATTATCAAAAAGATTGCGAGTGAATATGATAACCCACCTATCTTTATTACAGAGAATGGTTTTTCTGACAGATGTTGTACTTTtgattatttaagaatatcCTACTTACATTCTTATATGAAGGCAATGTTAACTGCCATTCGAGAAAGCGGATGTAATGTGAAAGGATATGCTGCTTGGAGTTTGTTAGATAATTTTGAATGGACCAGTGGTTATAC AGTACGGTTCGGCTTGGTACACGTCAACTTCACTGATCCAAATCGAACAAGAACTCCAAAATGGTCAATGAACTGGTATAAACATGTGATTGAGACTAAGAAACTTTTTATTGACGAGCTTCCAATCGCagcaaatattgtttaa